A genomic window from Candidatus Binataceae bacterium includes:
- a CDS encoding helix-turn-helix domain-containing protein, producing the protein MTKDEVRLQELCDFLRAHRSRITPAEVGLPVTGRRRTPGLRREEVTQLAGVSATWYTWLEQKRPIGVSSGVLDNLSRVLRLDPVERMQLFQLALRQPVIDSAPRHETVSPPYRAHAPSDARIPAVVIGRRWDVLACNRGARAFLFDFEQVPSNERNLLCLMFTCTGVRASPVRICSIGRNAWVFYSLWPAALSAKQSAIFAFSA; encoded by the coding sequence ATGACCAAGGACGAAGTTAGACTCCAGGAATTGTGCGATTTTCTCCGCGCCCACCGAAGCCGCATCACTCCCGCCGAGGTCGGACTGCCAGTGACCGGTCGGCGGCGGACACCCGGCTTGCGACGCGAGGAAGTAACGCAGTTGGCCGGTGTCAGTGCGACCTGGTACACGTGGCTCGAGCAGAAACGCCCGATCGGGGTGTCATCCGGCGTCCTGGACAACCTGTCCCGTGTGCTGCGGCTCGATCCAGTCGAGCGCATGCAGCTTTTTCAGCTCGCGCTTCGCCAACCCGTCATCGATTCCGCACCTCGGCATGAGACTGTGAGCCCGCCTTATCGAGCGCATGCTCCATCAGACGCCCGTATTCCCGCAGTTGTTATAGGGCGTAGATGGGACGTGCTTGCCTGCAACCGCGGCGCCCGAGCCTTCCTTTTCGATTTCGAGCAAGTCCCCTCGAACGAGCGAAATTTGCTTTGCCTCATGTTTACGTGTACGGGGGTTCGAGCCAGTCCCGTTCGGATCTGTTCGATCGGGCGGAACGCGTGGGTCTTCTATTCGTTGTGGCCTGCAGCCCTCTCCGCCAAGCAGTCCGCGATTTTCGCGTTCTCTGCGTAG